The DNA window CCCTTCTACTTTTCCTTATGAAACAAAAGGAAGAGCTAACAACTGTGTTACTGTATTTATTAGAGTAGCAGGAACATTTATATGCCTGAAGATCAGATGATTTAAACTCCTAACTCTTTATATAATGCTTAGTTTAGAAGTCATGGCTTATTAAGTTATGAAGATCAAAGAGTTGCAAATATACCTaccttttcccttccatttGATCTTTGCAACAGACTGGCTAAAATCCACATGTATCCGTCTGTCATCTATCAGCACGTTGTCCATTTTGAAGTAGGCTTTCTCACAGTCTTCCTCCTGATATTAACCAGGAAAATCTTGAGTAATTTTACAGATAAATAGTCATATTTATAGATAAAGTATTTCATAGGAATATTCACTGAGGAGCTCAAACACAAATTCAACAGCTTAGTGGCATACACTTCTTTCTGAAATTGCCTAAAGCACCACAGTTCTTAAATTGCATGATTTCAAAAGAAATAGTTATGCTTTGTCTGAATATCAGCATTTCAATTCCCAATTCTTCAGTTCATttcactattttaaaaattcaccaATCCAGCTACATGTTTGGCACATGTAAtacattcagaaagaaaaaaggaaatgaggACAACTGATAAAAGTTCCATTTTAACTACATAGGTAAGCTAAAGAAAAGTGAGAACACTTACCAGTATTCTCCTCACAGATGAAAGATACCAGCACACATAAAGCTACGCAACACCAAGAGAACTATCATCACCAATCTCACAGTAAGAGCAGTGTGTTGATACAGCAAGCAGCATTTACAAGCCCAGAGGAGAAAACCACTGTACACTTGGATCTGTGTTATTCCATACATTCTCCTCTCTTTATGCTGCATGCTCCTAGCACTCCTTCCTTTAACTCTTGAATGTCTTCATGtgctctggggaaaaaaagggccTGATCCCCTCCCACTGGTTTCATGACAGCCTAAGTACTGTCTGCTCAGAGAAAGACTTAAATACTTGCCTCATTTAGGACCTACAACTTCTGTAACTAAGGTATACTTTCTCTCAGTAAGAGAAAATATTAGCTACTCCACACTTGAAGAGGTCAGTGTTTTTCCTAAATGGAAGTATACCAAAAAGAGGCTTTTACAAGCAGGATTTACATACAGTTTATACCTAAAACCCATACCTTTTCGAACTCAATGAATGCATAACAAAGAGATTCACCAGTCTTCCAGTCTCGAATCACTTCACAGCTGAAAAAAtgatacaaaattaaaatgtcaaCGCTGTTGGAGCAAAAAATGTAGCGTAGGAAAACATTGCAGAAAAGGGAGAGTAAGAGTtcaaaaaataacccaaaaagccccaacccacaaaaccaaaacaccttGAGGGTATTAGAACACTTGATTCTGCAATCTTTTCCTTGCTACTGCAAGAAAAAATGCATGAGACACTGCTTTGAGCAATTACCCTAAACTCACACACGGTTACCACGAAGCACAAAACTAGAGATGAATTTCTAATCagtgaaacaaaatatattttccaacATTACTgcttgtttttatgtttttgcaTTTCACTAATGCAAGACAGGAAATTTCacattctgttttctctgtcaTTGTAAGCAAAGTTTAAACAAACATCCTGTGACAAACTTTCTCTTCTTAGCAAGCACCTCTCCAGCAGCCCATCTTTTTTCACACAGGTCACTGGACAAAAATAAGCCTAAAATTGTTGAATAAGTAGTGCAAAATGGGAAGCATATAGTATTGTAGCAGTATTACACAATTCTTGTACTAGACATAAGAATTCTGACTACAGGATCCTGGAGGAGGGTACACAGGTAACAGAGGCAGGATATGTGGCATTAAGGTGAGAATAATGTGAGACCTCCCCCACATGTAGAGAGGAAGTGACATATCAGGATCCACAATCAAAAAGACGATCGaggccaaaagaaaaaaaaagctcgggggaaaaagaaaaaaagtagacCATAAGGCTATTCAGACAAGCTATAGGAATTCTTTGCAGCAGAAGGCAGAATGATTTTGTGCAAGAATCCTCCTTCATGGATTATTCAGAGAACCTatctgaaagtggaagaactaAAGAAGAGTGACAGCTCTGACAGAGgaacaaaaattagaaattcTTAGGGCATAGAGAAATCATGCTGGAGCTGTAAGAGCGGCACACAATGCCAATTTCACCCACACACAGAGACAGTGTAGGATCTGGGAGCCTGCAGGCCTTTGTGCCAGTACTGCACAAATTGCTAGAAACTCCAAGCAGAACAGTGTTAGCATCCATCTGAATTCACAGGGCCTACTCCAGATCACCTGAATAAACTTAAGTGAAGTGCTCTAACAGAGTCAATACATTCACGtgtggtgatgatgatgatgatgaattCCATGAAGTCTTTTGAAATCCCTCTGCAAATTCTAATAAACACCTGCACCAAAAGCTTTTGGGGAAAGTAAGTATCAAGGGCATAAGGAACATCTTTGTATCAATAAACATGCAAAATACCAGGTAAAAGTTTGCTGATGATACTGAATTGTTAAAGGTAGCAAAAATAAAGACTGAAGAAATCACAGAAAGTCCTTACAAGACCAGTAAGACAGCAAATGACATTCATGACGTAGATAAGTGCAGCAAGATACACATGGGTTGAACCTTAACTAcatattgtaaaaaaaaaccccaaaaacccccaattGAAAAAAACAGCTTCAGCATTCACCAGAAAAGGAGTAGAGAGTAATACAGAGAACAAAACTGTTCCACTATATATCTGTAATTTCTTCAAAACTGTGTGCAGTTCTGGTTCTCTCATCTTgagataaaaacaaaagaacaggaaaaggacaagaaaagCGAACCAAGGTAATTAAATCTCTACCACGAAGAAGCATGAGTATGTAGGTTAGTGCTCttagcaaggaaaaaaaataactttgggGAGGAGGATAGAGGAGTGTAAGAAAGCAGGTTTCATTGCCCATCCTGTCTTTTTATAGCAGTACTAAGAGGAATCAGCTGAATATACTAGAAGCCAAGGTCAAAACTGAGAAGGGCAGCAGGAATGAGGAACACCTTACAAGGAGTATATCAGATGCTACAGATGTTTGGTGCCTTATCCCAAATCACACATACTcccacaggaaagaaaaacccaGAGACTCTATCCAGCTCATTGAGCATCTGATGTAAAAACTGCTGAAAGGAGTGAGaggatgtggggcagggaggagtGTCATATGCTTTCTTCATTCCTACACTTCCTTAGGCTTTCCTTAAAACCACTCCTGGCAACAGGATACTCATCTAGCTAGATCTGCCTTTGTATCTCCATTGTTGTGTTTTCTATCTAAACAGAGCATAAATCTCCTGAGACACCAGACTGGGAGGAATCAAGTTTAGTTTCAACAAAGAAGGCTTTATCTTTCATCATAATTACCTTTTAATGGGACCAAATcgtgaaaatattatttccagGTCTTCACCTGTGGTCACAGGATTTAATTTACAAACAAACAGCACATTTTCTGGTGGCTTGATGTCTGCATCTGGTAAGTCTCCCACCTGGAATACAGAATGAAGACATTCATCATTTCTGCCTAAAGCTCTCTacaggcagcacagcacacTGGGAACACATCTTCTACGTGATCTCACATTCCCATCACAAAATCAAAACTTcgtaaaatatttttcctactTGGAGTCACAAAAAAAGTGTTCTCTATAGCAcctaaaatttattatttatttgttccACTGCTGGACTCCCTAAGAGTTCACACAtatgttctgctttgctttttcttttcttagcaTAACAAACAGACAGTTCTAAAAGGTGGAAGTGCAACCTTTTTGTCCCCTATAAATCTGCAATGTTGTGGCCAGAACTGACTTGATCTTGGAATTAGTCTCTGCTGCAAATTATTCACCATAAATTTGAATTTGGTAGCTGTAGGGAAGTGAGATGGATTCACTCATCCTTCAATGGTGTGTatcctttttttgtttaaaaaagaaaggaccCCAAAGCCCATTCACAATTTTTGTTACTACGGAGTTTACCACTGTACACTGGGAAGAGTTTGTCACAAATTAGCTCAGCTCTCTCCCACACATATTAAACCCTTTCCAGGACTGCAGGTATTCCAGCAGCATACTATGTACATTACACTTTAGAATTGCATGCATTTCTAGCAAGCTTTTAAAAAGCCTCCACTGGCCCATTCTGACAATGAAGTAGCACTGGTTTTATCAGAAAAATACAGCTTGAGTGCTTATGCTCAATCCTTTCATTGTACAACAATTTAATAGCAGATTCTGAATGGTGACATCATCAACAGATAGGTAATTTCAAGGTAAGTATTACATGTCCTCCTAGACTTAATAACATGCACACACACTGGAATAAGACCTAAAAGGTAAATACAGAAAGGTGTTCACCATTTCCAGAAGAATGGCACGagtttttgcttctttttctgcctGAACTTCTTCTATTTCCTCCGCAGACCGTCCTTTCATGTCATCAatttcttcatctgctcctaTTCTGCCACtctgaaaaatgaaggaaaaggcTATTTATTACCAAGCCATGGCCAAAAATTCTTTCTCACTTTCCAGCTATTACTTGGATGACCTCTCCCCTCACCACTTAAGATACAAAAAATGCTTAAGCACTGTATATCTGCAGAACTGGGCTTTCATTCTGTTCTTCCCACTTAGAttagaacaaaagaaaaaagggaaaacatatTTCAGGCACTGTGAACTATTTCTGAACTTTCATGACCAGTCTGAACCATATTCACTGAGGTATTCTAAATTCTTTTATACATACCCACCTAATACTCAACATTCTCACAGGTGTCAACTCATTTCTAATACAGGTAACTCCTGCCACAAATGAAGGTAAGGAACACTGCAAATATCTGTTGTGTCTAGCAAGATATCGAATAGAACATAGCACAATAAAAGTTTTGGTTTTATACATCTATACCTAGGCAGGACTtgaggtttaatttttttctcctcaccatcctcactaGAATGCTGTGCTAAGAGGGGTATCCTCAGACAGGCTATGAGGGAAAAAACCTCAGTACAAGTCCTCACATCTCTTATGCTGCTGGCAGCGAGCTACTGAATACCTTATTCTTTACATATCTGAAGGCACATAAGAGTGCACAGTGCACACATACTCTAAAACCCTAATTTCAATCTTGTAATTGTATCTAATtaagcttaaaaataaacaatattcTCTCTAGTTAATTGATTTATTACTTGAAACAACTGTTTCCACACAAGGAAATAATCTCACATACAATTTCCATAACTGCATGCTATGagtaaattattaataattgcaattattttttagaaaactcCTTCTGTTTGAACAAATAGCCCACAGTAGTATGCTTGCCTGCACATATAACCCTAAGAACGACCACGATTACTTCCACTGAAACACAGCCTATtcacatttaaaaggaaaacagcagtaaccattttaatattaatgttaGTTATATTTTGTCTTCTACCAGAGTATACAGAAAACCAGTAATACCAGCATTGAATATTCTGAATGTTCTGCCTATCCACACTGTAAATAGAAAcctaaaatacaattttcaaaCATAACTCCACTGGAGCCACAGGGGAGAGCACCCAAGTCATGCTTTTATCCCTCTCTCAAAAGGTTAAGCAGCTATATTTGATTAAACACATCAGTAGCTCCAAATAACTGACATAGCATTTGACATAGCAGAACTCAAGCTGGCACAGTAGAAAAACATCTCCTGCATGAAAAAATGTGTAGCTCTTTTAGGATGCATATTTGAGAGACAAAATCTTATAGACTGATTTCTTATTCTGGCCAATTCTGTGCTGGACACTTATTAACAGAAACTACTTTAATTATTTCTTCCAACTTTTCCCTGTCGCAAACACTCACGTCGAGCTGTTCCTTTGTAGGTTCTGGTGAGCGATCAGGAACACACAAGCCAGGTGGATCATCAAAGGGGTCATCTAAAATTACTGTGTGATTTATCcttagagaaaacaaaatgaagatcAGCATTGGTTGCATGCAAGAAAAAACTTGGTTTACCCAACTAACAGCAAACCAGCACCGCTAATTCTCAATTGTATCCCAAACAGCCAAATATCCTGTGCGCTTGTAAATTCTAGCACTGATGCTTTTGTAAGGCAAcacactgaatatttttatatatacttgTTTATTTAGTACTTGCTTATTTTACCACTAATACTGGGGGGGGAAAGTATTTAAGAGAACACATACAGGTTACCTAACATCATGATATTCATCTAGTTACCAAAAAGAAGTAAATTCATTCAATTATAAAGTATTCCTCAAAAAGTAAAGTTAAAAGCAGTCACACCTGATATCTTGATATGGGATAAAATCCTTATCTACAAAGGTTTCATTAATTGTCTTCAAGACATCCATGCCTTCTGTCACTTCTCCAAATACTGTGTGCACACCATCAAGGTAATCCAGGTTTTCCCCTGTGGTAATGAGGAACTACAAAAGAAGATATAAAACTAGGAACAGTAAATAGAAAAATTCAggctgtgttgttttttttaaccttaaCACAATCTCACTGAattcagtggggaaaaaaaaaaccctctttccATCTTTTGTAAAAGATTGCTCTGAGAACATGGTGAGCACATATACAGCTCACAGCCACTACCTGAGAAATCTCTCTCTGCAGGAGCCTGTGGGTGCAGCTCACTGGACCCTTCTGAGAGCTGGTTTGAACTGCTAATCAGGCACAAAACCAGAtgggcagaggaggagaagagagcTCTATGCTGGGGAGGTTTGGTAAGCAAGACCAGCAAAGATTATGTCTGGCATCACAGCTGATGAAAGGGAGAGGACAGAAAGAATAAGGCTACCCCTTGTGAGCTGAGCTTAAATCACCTGCTCCTCAGGCAGCATTCAGCAGGtactttttaataaatttgGCAAAAACTCCCATAGTACTATCTTTACCTAATTCCAtccagactttttttcctttcatcccACAAACCCTTGTCTCCTGAAAAACAGGATGCAGTAGCGCTGAGAGACAAACAAGCACACACTGACTTAGATCAACTCAAACTGGCACTGGGAAGTATCTTATCACAAATCAAATCTTTCACCTTAAGGCAAAACTGAAATGATGAAAATTGACACCAGCTgagaatttatattttaatataaaattattgcCAAATTATAGAGGGCACTTGCTaatgggggagggaggaagaggaaaagatgcACAAACAACAGGACACAACCACTGCACCCACACTTTGCAGTCTGACTGGTAACATCCCACCCCTCATTCTCTCTACAGCACAGTTAAGACTGGTTAGTATTTGGCACAGGTTACACTAAGCCACACTAGACTTGTAAGGCAACTCCAGATAGCTcctttctggaatttttctttaCCAAGGAAGAAGCTGCAATAACATTCCTGGGAACAGCATTCATTCCCATGTACCTGCATATACACTGGTAGGCAGCATcttaaatacaaatacaaatgtCATCTCTTTTTCCTAAATCCTCCAACAATGCCATTATAGATATACAATgcagggaagaagaaaattaccTGTATATATTACAAGCTCTAGCCCTATAAATAAAaccctactttttttttttaattgttctttGATTATTAGAAAtccctctttttaaaaattaaaatataccGGTATTACAAATGAGACATTTTAATTCATAGAAGTGACAATGCACCTAAAATAAGGataataatttagaaataataGTGTTCTGTGAGctttgaatataaaaaaaacttACAAACTAAGTAAAAATAATTACCTACAGCAAAAACTTTGTGTGCATGAACAGCTATTGAAACAAGAGCACTTTCAAAAACTGTTTTACACCAGCACTTGGGTAAAACTGTAAACTCACATTAGTGCACACTTTCAAATAGCCATACAGGAGAAACTGTGATATGATTTCAGTTTCCAAACTAACACAAAGTCATAACCAGAAAATGTCAGCATTATTTCAAAACTCAGTTTCCTTAATTTTCACCTCCATTTAACTACAAAATTTTCTCCTGACCATTTTGTACATTAGCAAAATCGTATCAAAGTACttacacagagaaataaataaaggaaaaaaatacaggactgagtactataaaataaaattaatctagGACAGGATTTGAATCTGAGAATTTTAATTCCTCTATCTGTAAGGAAATACCCATTGGCACCTGGAATGCTATGCAAAATATTTAGCCGTGGTGGGTTTTTCACATGCCTTTTGACTGTTTTACAAGATGATGCTATTGACATGGCAGTGTCATTGTTCTGCAGCTTTCGTAAACtcatggaatttttattttagatactTAAACATGTACCAACACCATATGCTGACCTGTGATCCATGTTGATCACTGCCATTGTTCACCATTGACACAGTTCCCTTCTTCTTGTGCTTGATTCTTGGCACCTTTTCTGCCTCAAAAAATCTGGCTTGATCACCATACAGCTGACTAAAAAGACATATATAACAAGTATGTTACAAGAAGAAGGAATTTTTGAAAGCAAACTCATCAAACATTATAAAATCATAAATGACATCTCAAAAAGTTCTTACATTTCACATTTACATAAGGCCTCCAAATAAAGCTAGATTTTACATTGCACCCATGTACACTTTCACAGTTTGTATCACAAGGAATTACAATTTTTTCTCTGGACATTTAACAGAGGCTTATTGGGAGGGTGGGAAGAGTATacttatatatttttaaatacactaTATAACACTTTTCTGAGGCATGAAGGAAGTACACATTTAAAGTAAGTTCTGCAAAAATAAGTTATTCCACACTGTAAAAATGCAGTTATTTACAtctcaaaaagagaaatagaaaaccaatACATATATGTGCAAAATCATTTCATCATACAGACAGGACAACATACAGTAATTTGAAATACACAAGATTTAGCAAATGgttgcattatttttaatttttaaatttttttatgtcCAACCCTGCTATCACTTATTTTGCCTCACTCCATAAACTGACAAAATCGTGATGGATAACTGTATTTGCCCAAATTTCAGGACAGTGTTGTGTTTGAACTCATTTTGCTAAGCAGGTGTTAGCCTCTATGAAGAAAGGATTCAAATTAAACTTCGCCTGCAAGAACAGAAACTCCAGTTTCAtggactgcagcagcagcaaacaggtACAAAAGACAAACTGACCTTCTCCATGCTAGTGGCAGACAGGATCTGACACTCATCACGCTGCACTTCCCCATTTGCCATACCAGTAAGTCTCAGAAGACTTGTAACATACCAAATTAAACTTAATTTACTTGTGTGCAGGTAAGTCTGGCATGTTTACCTACCTAGACTTGCATCTACTTAGCACAGGTACATTGCTTCCAGGACCACTGGAGTGGTGATTCATAGATCCATGGGTTACAGGTTTTGTATTCAAGAGGCTCTGACAGACTGACTTACAAAAGCCAACACTAGTCTAGCAACACTCTCTCTGTTCCAGCTGAACTCTTTTATTGCTGTATATTGTGTTCCCCAGCATCTCCCCAGCAATTAGTTCTGGTCTGCAATTTTAATTCTACTTCTAATAACTATTTCAAATGAATCATACAGAACATGTGCACTTTAACTCCATGCTAGCTGCCTGAATGATTTCTTCAACTCTTGTCTCCGTGACCACTGAAAACTTCTTGAACAAATAAGAAAAGCAACCTCCTTAAAAGCACTCAACACAACTAAAGCAGATCACTTTCTTATACACAGAGGAAATCATATATAGCCTCTATGCTCCATTCATGCTCAATTTAGTACATTTTCTTGTAATGATAAATGTATTTACAATGCTAATTAATTCTGTCTTCTACAGAACGTTTAGTTATGATACTTTTCTTACTAAACATACAGTTATTTGGCAGCTTTTCAACAGACAGAAATGTATGTACAAGTTGTTACCTGTAACTTCACTTCTAAGGCCAGACACAAAACAATgtccagggaaaaaaacagtgagCATAGAAATTGAAAAGGTATCTAAGTATGAAAACCCAAGAAGCTTATGAATCAACACTTTTATTTCCTACCAGTAATTCTGCTCCAAGAAAGCTGAAGACAATCTAACTGGACATTCTACTCCCTTACACAAACTCCCTTTTGACAGATATATACACATAATTTTTACACAAAAACACTTACCAAAATATGGATTCTCCTCCACGGCCAGTTCCCATGGGGTCACCAGTTTGTATAATAAAATCCCTCTGTCACAAAGGAGAATACATAAGATACTGCTTTCATGTTCGTGATTTTAAACcaacaggaaaacaaggaattgAGAATACTCACCTGTACATTATGGATTAGACAATAGTTGTAATATTTGACTTTGCACAGCTTCAGGAAATTCAGACAAGCTGTAAGAAATCATACCAACATTTACAAAAGAAACTCCAGCTACAGTAAGAATAGATGTAACAGAGACCTAGTTTAACGTGTAGAAAAGTGGTTTTGGAGTAGAATGTGTCGAGACTTACCAAGGTACACATAAAAACGCTGAAATGCTCAAAGGAGACGTAACATTTCCCTTCCTACAAATCATCTCTAGCGATTCAAAGAACCCTAAACACGGCTAGTTATACAGAAACACACTTCCCCCCGCTCCTTCTCCTCCGTTTCTCTTCAATCACTTCAGAAAGAAGCTCACGGCAGCCCTTCTATTTAGCAGATATTACATTTGCGGGCTGGCTGCATCCCCCCCGCCTCTGTCCCGCTCCAGGCCGCCGCCTGCCCGCGCAAGGGGAACGCCGGTGCCGGGGGGCCCAGGGGTGAGCCCGGTGCCGGCGGAGGCCAGGGAGAGCCGGTGCCGGCGGGCTCGGCTCGTACCTCGGGGTCGCTCCTCCGTGTACAGGTCGATGACCAGGTCGCCCACCGTGGTCTCC is part of the Poecile atricapillus isolate bPoeAtr1 chromosome 3, bPoeAtr1.hap1, whole genome shotgun sequence genome and encodes:
- the PPIL4 gene encoding peptidyl-prolyl cis-trans isomerase-like 4; translation: MAVLLETTVGDLVIDLYTEERPRACLNFLKLCKVKYYNYCLIHNVQRDFIIQTGDPMGTGRGGESIFCQLYGDQARFFEAEKVPRIKHKKKGTVSMVNNGSDQHGSQFLITTGENLDYLDGVHTVFGEVTEGMDVLKTINETFVDKDFIPYQDIRINHTVILDDPFDDPPGLCVPDRSPEPTKEQLDSGRIGADEEIDDMKGRSAEEIEEVQAEKEAKTRAILLEMVGDLPDADIKPPENVLFVCKLNPVTTGEDLEIIFSRFGPIKSCEVIRDWKTGESLCYAFIEFEKEEDCEKAYFKMDNVLIDDRRIHVDFSQSVAKIKWKGKGGQYTKEDFKDYEKERDKPPKFALKEKVKPKQDAKYDLVLDEDVEESHTSQSHLAKKQKKKKHHHSEGEDDDKRTKKSKDSDRKHEERCRERTKSEKKDRHRSRSRSQERDYTYSRQKDKHREDVRVRDWDKKADRSRSPKKSKDKERSKYR